A window from Flavobacterium sp. 83 encodes these proteins:
- a CDS encoding chloramphenicol acetyltransferase: MKTLLDIENWNRKEHFLFFKQMEEPFFGATVNIDCTKAYETAKALNASFFIYYLHKTLVAVNTIETFRYRISDDKIFVYDQINGSATIGREDGTFGFSLIEYNADFTVFKKTAITEIERIQNTTGLFTRTFENDNVIHFSAIPWLNFSSLSHARSYTFPDSCPKISFGKMMVAENGKRTMSMSIHVHHGLMDGLHVGQFVDYFQELMNH, encoded by the coding sequence TTGAAAACACTTTTAGATATAGAAAATTGGAATAGAAAAGAACACTTTTTATTTTTTAAACAAATGGAAGAACCATTTTTTGGTGCAACTGTAAACATCGATTGTACCAAAGCTTATGAAACTGCAAAAGCGTTAAACGCTTCATTTTTCATTTATTACTTACACAAAACATTAGTTGCGGTCAATACGATTGAAACATTTCGTTACCGAATATCTGATGACAAAATCTTTGTTTATGACCAAATAAATGGTTCTGCCACAATTGGTAGGGAAGACGGTACTTTTGGTTTCTCTTTGATTGAATACAATGCTGATTTCACTGTCTTCAAAAAAACGGCTATCACAGAAATTGAACGCATACAGAACACTACTGGTCTTTTTACAAGAACTTTTGAAAATGATAATGTAATTCATTTTTCGGCAATACCGTGGCTCAATTTCTCTTCCTTATCTCATGCCAGAAGTTATACTTTTCCAGATAGTTGCCCGAAGATTTCTTTTGGTAAAATGATGGTTGCTGAAAACGGAAAAAGAACCATGTCCATGTCTATTCATGTGCATCACGGATTAATGGATGGTTTGCATGTAGGTCAATTTGTAGATTATTTTCAAGAATTAATGAACCATTAA
- a CDS encoding single-stranded DNA-binding protein, whose translation MNALRNKVQLIGHVGNDPEIKTFDGGKKLANFTLATNESYKNDKGEKVEETQWHKLVAWGKTAEIIEKYVTKGKEIAIEGKLAHRSYDDKNGEKRYITEVVVNDILLLGK comes from the coding sequence ATGAATGCATTAAGAAACAAAGTACAGTTAATTGGACACGTAGGGAATGATCCAGAAATCAAAACTTTTGATGGAGGGAAAAAATTAGCCAATTTTACTCTAGCCACAAACGAAAGTTACAAAAACGACAAAGGAGAAAAAGTAGAAGAAACCCAATGGCACAAATTAGTAGCTTGGGGAAAAACTGCTGAAATTATTGAGAAATACGTAACCAAAGGAAAAGAAATTGCCATCGAAGGTAAATTGGCTCACAGAAGTTACGATGATAAAAACGGAGAAAAACGATATATTACAGAAGTAGTGGTTAATGATATTTTGCTTTTAGGAAAGTAA
- a CDS encoding M28 family peptidase gives MMPRFTSDDEGLLSEFSTKRAMAQVESISKQPHYVGSDNHEVVANYLQKELNKLGLETTIQEGYTLSDWGNLVKSKNILARIKGSNSSKALLLLTHYDSAPHSYSHGASDAGSGVATILESVRAFLHNKTPHKNDIIILFSDAEELGLNGAALFVTRHQWAKEVGLALNFEARGSSGPSYMLMETNKGNAGLVKEFAAAKATFPVSNSLMYSIYKMLPNDTDLTVFREQGNIQGYNFAFIDDHFNYHTVQDDINHLNKNTLAHQGTYLMPLLNYFSNADLNTTQATDDDVYFTIPYTFISYPFSWVLPMVVIALALFIFLLFLGRAKRILSFREIGRGFIPFLGSVIITGLITFFGWKALLKVYPQYNDLLNGFTYNGHAYIAAFVLLALAISLAFYNRFSAKKVTMNHYVAPLFLWIIINGGLAFTLQGAGFLIIPVYFGLFVFSVFIVTQRSNKILNLICSIPALIIIAPFIQMFPIGLGLKVLFGSAILTVLTFGLLLPIFGAFAKKGIWSFVFFVLAIGFFAKAHSESGYEFGKAKSNSLLYVYNADTNTANWLTYDTNLDSWTKGYLGENPKEATAMEDTPLPSKYNTTFTYQSKAPIKVLEKPSIEFLEDRIVGNQRYLKIKISPNRKVNRYDIFANEKMAIHNFKANGVTSLGQKNSLYQRKGKKILSYYVVDNAPLEIQFTINTATVFDMELMESSFDLITNPLFGIAKRENWMMPTPFVLNDAVVIKEKIKPSPIVIVNTLNTALTTPIVKDSLTIVKDSLKVK, from the coding sequence ATGATGCCACGTTTTACTTCGGATGACGAAGGCTTGCTTTCTGAATTTTCGACAAAAAGGGCTATGGCTCAAGTAGAATCCATTTCAAAGCAACCGCATTATGTAGGTTCAGATAATCATGAAGTTGTGGCAAATTATCTTCAAAAAGAGTTGAACAAACTTGGATTAGAAACCACTATTCAGGAAGGCTATACGTTGAGTGATTGGGGAAATCTGGTAAAATCCAAGAATATATTGGCTCGAATAAAAGGTAGCAATAGCTCTAAAGCTTTGCTGTTGCTTACTCATTATGACAGCGCGCCGCATTCCTACTCTCATGGCGCAAGCGATGCAGGTTCTGGTGTAGCGACAATATTAGAGAGTGTTCGTGCTTTTTTACACAATAAAACACCACATAAAAACGATATTATTATTTTGTTTTCGGATGCGGAGGAATTAGGACTGAATGGCGCGGCTCTTTTTGTAACCCGCCATCAATGGGCCAAAGAGGTGGGTTTGGCACTCAATTTTGAAGCACGCGGTTCTTCAGGACCAAGCTATATGTTGATGGAAACCAATAAGGGAAATGCTGGATTGGTAAAAGAATTTGCTGCTGCTAAAGCTACTTTTCCGGTATCAAATTCCTTGATGTACAGCATTTATAAAATGTTGCCTAATGATACGGATTTGACCGTTTTTAGGGAACAAGGCAATATTCAAGGATATAATTTTGCCTTTATTGACGACCATTTTAATTATCATACCGTTCAGGATGACATCAACCATTTGAACAAAAACACCTTAGCGCATCAAGGCACATACTTGATGCCTTTGTTAAACTATTTTTCGAATGCTGATTTGAATACTACACAAGCCACAGATGATGATGTTTATTTTACTATACCGTATACATTTATAAGTTATCCTTTCAGTTGGGTTTTACCAATGGTGGTAATTGCATTGGCTTTATTCATTTTCCTGTTGTTTTTAGGAAGAGCCAAACGCATTTTATCTTTTCGGGAAATTGGTCGAGGATTTATTCCGTTTTTAGGCTCTGTAATCATCACGGGATTAATTACTTTTTTTGGATGGAAAGCATTGCTTAAAGTCTACCCGCAATACAATGATTTACTCAATGGATTCACCTATAATGGACACGCTTATATCGCTGCATTTGTACTTTTGGCTCTAGCGATAAGCTTGGCATTTTACAACCGTTTTTCGGCCAAAAAAGTCACGATGAATCATTATGTAGCACCATTATTTCTATGGATTATCATCAACGGAGGTCTGGCTTTTACTTTACAAGGTGCTGGCTTTTTGATTATTCCGGTTTACTTTGGGCTATTTGTTTTTAGTGTTTTTATTGTAACTCAAAGATCCAATAAAATACTAAATCTTATATGCAGCATTCCTGCTTTGATCATCATAGCCCCATTTATACAAATGTTCCCTATTGGTTTGGGATTAAAAGTGCTGTTTGGAAGTGCGATTCTTACTGTATTGACTTTCGGTTTATTGTTGCCTATTTTTGGGGCTTTCGCCAAAAAAGGAATCTGGTCGTTTGTGTTTTTTGTCCTTGCCATCGGCTTTTTTGCGAAAGCGCATTCCGAATCAGGATACGAATTTGGAAAAGCTAAATCAAACAGTTTGTTATATGTTTATAATGCCGATACAAACACGGCAAATTGGCTAACGTATGACACCAATCTTGATTCCTGGACCAAAGGCTATTTAGGCGAAAACCCAAAAGAAGCGACTGCCATGGAGGACACGCCATTGCCAAGTAAATACAATACTACCTTTACATATCAATCCAAAGCTCCCATAAAAGTATTAGAAAAACCAAGTATCGAATTTCTTGAAGACCGAATTGTGGGCAATCAAAGGTATTTAAAAATAAAAATTTCTCCGAACCGAAAAGTAAACCGTTATGATATTTTTGCCAATGAAAAAATGGCTATTCATAATTTTAAAGCAAACGGCGTGACCTCTTTAGGTCAGAAAAATTCATTGTACCAACGAAAAGGAAAGAAAATATTGAGTTACTATGTAGTTGACAATGCCCCTTTGGAAATACAATTCACTATAAATACGGCTACCGTTTTTGATATGGAATTAATGGAAAGTTCTTTTGATTTAATTACCAATCCTTTATTTGGAATAGCAAAAAGAGAGAACTGGATGATGCCAACACCTTTCGTTTTGAATGATGCGGTGGTGATTAAAGAAAAAATAAAACCAAGTCCAATAGTGATTGTAAACACTTTGAATACTGCCTTGACAACTCCTATTGTAAAAGATAGTTTGACGATTGTGAAAGACAGCTTGAAAGTCAAATAA
- a CDS encoding SDR family oxidoreductase, with product MTKISILGCGWLGLPLAKALLRKGLSVNGSTTSVEKLSVLENSGINPFLLTLSEYKTEGEITDFLEKSEILIVDVPPKLRGSEKENFVSKIRNTIPFIEKSSIDKVIFISSTSVYGDIHTVVSEETPPQPDTESGKQLLETEQLLQSNKNFKTTVLRFGGLIGEDRHPIKFLAGRENLDNPDAPINLIHQEDCIGIILKIIATNSWDETFNAVTPYHPSREEYYSQKAIYLNLVAPKFNHSEKSIGKTILNDKVETILNYTFTKPNL from the coding sequence ATGACAAAAATTAGCATTCTAGGTTGTGGTTGGTTGGGTTTGCCTTTGGCGAAAGCCTTATTAAGAAAAGGGTTATCAGTAAATGGTTCGACTACTTCGGTGGAGAAATTATCAGTGTTGGAAAATTCAGGAATCAATCCTTTTTTACTGACCCTTTCAGAATATAAAACAGAAGGGGAAATAACCGATTTTCTAGAAAAATCCGAAATTTTGATAGTTGATGTTCCGCCAAAACTTCGTGGTTCAGAAAAAGAGAACTTCGTTTCTAAGATTAGAAATACAATTCCGTTTATAGAAAAATCTTCTATTGATAAAGTGATTTTCATAAGCTCCACATCAGTTTATGGGGATATACATACAGTCGTTTCTGAAGAAACACCACCTCAACCGGATACTGAAAGCGGCAAACAATTATTGGAAACAGAACAGCTTTTACAAAGCAATAAAAACTTCAAAACTACTGTGCTTCGTTTTGGTGGTTTAATTGGCGAAGACCGACATCCTATAAAATTCCTGGCGGGTCGTGAGAATCTTGACAATCCAGATGCTCCTATAAATCTAATTCATCAGGAGGATTGTATCGGTATTATTCTAAAGATTATTGCTACTAATTCTTGGGATGAAACCTTCAATGCAGTGACTCCTTATCATCCTTCCCGAGAAGAGTATTATAGCCAAAAAGCTATTTATTTAAATTTGGTTGCGCCAAAATTCAATCATTCCGAAAAATCAATAGGAAAAACTATTTTGAATGATAAAGTGGAAACCATTTTAAATTATACTTTTACAAAACCAAATTTATAA